The following proteins come from a genomic window of Mycolicibacterium rufum:
- a CDS encoding NDMA-dependent alcohol dehydrogenase → MKTKGALIWEFNQPWSIEEIEIGDPVKDEVKIQMEASGMCHSDHHLVTGDIPMAGFPVLGGHEGAGIVTEVGPGVEGLEPGDHVVLSFIPSCGSCPSCQAGLRNLCDLGAMLLQGTAVSDNTHRIHAVKDGTPVIPMTLLGTFSPYMVVHKSSVVKIDPSIPFEVACLVGCGVTTGYGSAVRSANIRPGDDVVIAGIGGVGMGALQGALNAGARNIFAIDPVEWKRDQALKFGATHAYPDIGSAMMGVAEVTQGRMASKTIITTGELKGEEIDNYLNITAKGGTCVVTAVANMASSDVTLNLSMLTLLQKNLQGTIFGGGNPHFDIPQLLSMYKAGRLNLDDMVTRQYKLEQINEGYKDMLEGRNIRGVIRYTDADR, encoded by the coding sequence ATGAAGACCAAAGGCGCTCTGATCTGGGAGTTCAATCAGCCCTGGTCGATCGAGGAGATCGAGATCGGCGACCCCGTCAAGGACGAGGTCAAGATCCAGATGGAAGCGTCCGGGATGTGCCATTCCGACCACCACCTGGTCACCGGTGACATCCCGATGGCCGGCTTCCCGGTGCTGGGCGGCCACGAGGGCGCCGGCATCGTCACCGAGGTCGGCCCTGGCGTCGAGGGCCTCGAGCCCGGCGACCACGTGGTGCTCTCCTTCATCCCGTCCTGCGGTTCCTGCCCGTCCTGTCAGGCCGGGCTGCGCAACCTCTGCGACCTGGGCGCGATGCTGCTACAGGGCACCGCGGTCTCCGACAACACCCACCGCATCCACGCGGTCAAGGACGGCACCCCCGTCATCCCGATGACCCTGCTCGGCACGTTCAGCCCGTACATGGTCGTCCACAAGAGCTCGGTGGTGAAGATCGACCCGTCCATCCCGTTCGAGGTGGCCTGCCTCGTCGGCTGCGGCGTGACCACCGGCTACGGCTCGGCGGTCCGCAGCGCGAACATCCGGCCCGGCGACGACGTCGTGATCGCCGGCATCGGCGGCGTCGGCATGGGCGCGCTGCAGGGAGCGCTCAACGCGGGCGCCCGTAATATCTTCGCCATCGACCCGGTCGAGTGGAAGCGCGACCAGGCGCTCAAGTTCGGCGCCACCCACGCCTATCCCGACATCGGCAGCGCGATGATGGGCGTCGCCGAGGTCACCCAGGGCCGGATGGCGTCGAAGACCATCATCACCACCGGTGAGCTCAAGGGCGAAGAGATCGACAACTACCTCAACATCACCGCCAAGGGCGGCACGTGTGTCGTCACCGCGGTCGCGAACATGGCCAGCTCCGATGTGACGCTGAACCTGTCGATGCTGACGCTGCTGCAGAAGAACCTGCAGGGCACCATCTTCGGCGGCGGCAATCCACACTTCGACATCCCGCAGCTGCTGTCGATGTACAAGGCCGGCCGGCTCAACCTCGACGACATGGTCACCCGGCAGTACAAGCTGGAGCAGATCAACGAGGGCTACAAGGACATGCTGGAGGGCCGCAACATCCGCGGCGTGATCCGCTACACCGACGCCGACCGGTAG
- a CDS encoding ferredoxin — protein sequence MGSYRVEVDADLCQGHAMCELEAPDVFSVPKRGVVEIVDAEPPDEIREDVERAVEMCPTRALSITEKE from the coding sequence ATGGGCAGCTACCGCGTGGAGGTCGACGCCGACCTGTGCCAGGGCCACGCCATGTGCGAACTGGAAGCTCCCGACGTGTTCTCGGTGCCCAAGCGGGGCGTCGTGGAGATCGTCGACGCCGAACCTCCCGACGAGATCCGCGAGGATGTCGAGCGGGCCGTCGAGATGTGCCCCACCCGGGCACTGTCCATCACAGAGAAGGAATGA
- a CDS encoding cytochrome P450 — protein MTTTTLVPRVSGGEEEHGHLEEFRTDPIGLMQRLREECGDVGWFQLADKQVVMLSGAEANEFFFRSSDSELNQAEAYPFMTPIFGEGVVFDADPERRAEMLHNTALRGEQMKGHAATIENEVRRMIENWGDSGEIDLLEFFAELTIYTSTACLIGQKFRNQLDSRFANYYHLLERGTDPLCYVDPYLPIESFRIRDEARASLVELVQEVMNGRIANPPTDKSDRDLLDVLVSISDEDGNPRFSANEVTGMFISLMFAGHHTSSGTSSWTLIELLRHPDYYAQVQQELDDLYADGQEVSFHALRQIPKIDNALKETLRLHPPLIILMRVAQDDFEVAGLPIHKGQMVAASPAISNRIPEDFPDPDAFDPDRYEKPRQEDLINRWTWIPFGAGKHRCVGAAFAQMQIKAIFSVLLREYEFEMAQPPETYRNDHSKMVVQLARPAKVRYRRRVAGA, from the coding sequence ATGACCACAACGACTCTCGTCCCCCGCGTCTCCGGCGGCGAGGAGGAACACGGCCATCTCGAGGAGTTCCGCACCGACCCGATCGGCCTGATGCAGCGCCTCCGTGAGGAATGCGGTGACGTGGGATGGTTCCAGCTCGCCGACAAGCAGGTGGTGATGCTCTCCGGCGCGGAGGCCAACGAGTTCTTCTTCCGTTCCAGTGACAGCGAGCTCAACCAGGCCGAGGCCTATCCCTTCATGACGCCGATCTTCGGCGAGGGCGTGGTCTTCGACGCCGATCCCGAACGCCGCGCCGAGATGCTGCACAACACCGCGCTGCGCGGCGAGCAGATGAAGGGCCACGCCGCCACGATCGAGAACGAAGTGCGGCGGATGATCGAGAACTGGGGCGACTCAGGCGAGATCGATCTGCTCGAATTCTTCGCCGAGCTGACGATCTACACGTCGACGGCGTGCCTGATCGGCCAGAAGTTCCGCAACCAACTCGACTCCCGGTTCGCGAACTACTACCACCTGCTCGAGCGCGGCACCGATCCGCTCTGCTACGTCGACCCCTACCTGCCCATCGAGAGCTTCCGCATCCGCGATGAGGCGCGGGCGAGCCTGGTCGAACTGGTGCAGGAGGTCATGAACGGCCGCATCGCCAACCCGCCCACCGACAAGAGCGATCGAGACCTGCTCGACGTGTTGGTCTCCATTTCGGACGAGGACGGCAATCCGCGCTTCTCGGCCAACGAGGTCACCGGCATGTTCATCTCGCTGATGTTCGCCGGCCACCACACCAGCTCGGGCACGTCGAGCTGGACGCTCATCGAATTGCTGCGCCACCCGGACTACTACGCCCAGGTCCAGCAGGAGCTCGACGACCTCTACGCCGACGGGCAGGAGGTGAGTTTCCATGCGCTGCGCCAGATTCCGAAGATCGACAACGCGCTGAAGGAGACGCTGCGCCTGCACCCACCGCTGATCATCCTGATGCGGGTCGCCCAGGACGACTTCGAGGTGGCGGGCCTGCCGATTCACAAGGGACAGATGGTGGCGGCCTCCCCGGCGATCTCCAACCGGATCCCCGAGGACTTCCCCGATCCCGATGCGTTCGATCCGGATCGCTATGAGAAGCCGCGGCAGGAAGACCTGATCAACCGGTGGACGTGGATCCCGTTCGGCGCCGGCAAGCACCGGTGTGTGGGCGCGGCGTTCGCTCAGATGCAGATCAAGGCGATCTTCTCGGTTCTGTTGCGCGAGTACGAGTTCGAGATGGCGCAGCCGCCCGAGACCTACCGCAACGATCACTCCAAGATGGTGGTCCAGCTGGCGCGACCGGCGAAGGTCCGCTACCGCAGGCGCGTGGCGGGGGCCTGA
- a CDS encoding SDR family oxidoreductase translates to MPRFDPLPDRRPALVAGASSGIGAATAVDLAAHGFPVALGARRVEKCQEIVEQIRAAGGEAVAVHLDVTDPDSVKACVEQATSTLGDIEVLVAGAGDTYFGKLDAISTEQFESQVQIHLIGANRVAAAVLPGMLERQRGDLIFVGSDVALRQRPHMGAYGAAKAALVAMVTNYQMELEGTGVRASIVHPGPTKTSMGWSLPAELIGPALEDWAKWGQARHDYFLRAADLARAITFVAETPRGGFIANMELQPEAPLAQSKDRQKLTLNEENLS, encoded by the coding sequence ATGCCGCGTTTCGATCCCCTGCCCGACCGCAGGCCCGCGCTGGTCGCCGGAGCGTCCTCCGGCATCGGCGCCGCCACCGCCGTCGACCTCGCCGCCCACGGTTTCCCGGTGGCTCTCGGCGCCCGCCGGGTGGAGAAATGCCAGGAGATCGTCGAGCAGATTCGTGCCGCAGGCGGCGAGGCCGTCGCGGTGCACCTCGACGTCACCGATCCCGACTCGGTCAAGGCGTGCGTCGAACAGGCCACCTCGACACTCGGCGACATCGAGGTGCTCGTCGCCGGCGCCGGTGACACCTACTTCGGCAAGCTCGACGCGATCAGCACCGAGCAGTTCGAGTCGCAGGTGCAGATCCACCTCATCGGCGCCAACCGCGTCGCCGCCGCGGTGCTCCCCGGGATGCTCGAACGCCAGCGCGGCGACCTGATCTTCGTCGGCTCCGACGTCGCGTTGCGGCAGCGCCCGCACATGGGCGCCTACGGCGCGGCCAAGGCGGCGCTGGTCGCCATGGTCACCAACTATCAGATGGAGCTCGAGGGCACCGGCGTGCGCGCGTCGATCGTGCATCCCGGCCCCACCAAGACGTCGATGGGCTGGAGCCTGCCCGCCGAGCTGATCGGCCCCGCGCTGGAGGACTGGGCCAAGTGGGGTCAGGCCCGGCACGACTACTTCCTGCGCGCCGCCGACCTCGCCCGGGCGATCACGTTCGTCGCCGAGACGCCGCGCGGCGGGTTCATCGCGAACATGGAGCTGCAGCCCGAAGCACCGTTGGCGCAGAGCAAGGATCGCCAGAAGCTCACGCTGAACGAGGAGAACCTCTCATGA